The following is a genomic window from Chania multitudinisentens RB-25.
CGGCTATCTGCCGGAACACACTCTGCCCGCCAAAGCGATGGCTTTTGCCATGGGGGCAGATTATCTGGAACAGGATGTGGTCATGACCAAAGATGACCAGGTGATTGTTCTGCACGACCACTTCCTTGATCGGGTCACCGATGTCGCGCAGAAGTTCCCCGATCGCCATCGTAAAGATGGCCGTTACTACGCCATCGACTTCACATTGCCTGAGATCCAGACACTGAAATTCACCGAAGAGTTTGTGGTGAAAGACGGCGTACAAACGCAGAAATTCCCCAACCGTTTCCCAATGTGGAAATCCGACTTCCGCATCCACACGCTACAGGATGAGATTGAAATGATTCAAGGCATGAATCATTCAGCCGGAAAGAATGTGGGAATCTATGTGGAAACCAAAGCCCCCTGGTTCCATAAAATCGAAGGCAAAGATATCTCCAAAACCGTGCTGGAAATCCTGAAATCCTACGGCTATACCAAGAAAGACGACAAAGTCTATCTGCAAAGCTTCGATGCACCGGATTTAGAACGGGTGAAAAAAGAGCTGCTGCCAGCGATGAACATGGATATCAAACTGGTTCAGTTGATCACCAATACCGGCGATCAGAAGGTGAGCGAAACCATGGTGATCCACCCAGATGGCAGCCTGACACCGTACAATTATGACTGGATGTATGAGCCTGGTGCGGCCGCCAAGCTGGCCAAATATGCCGATGGCATTGGGCCGTGGTATCCAATGATTGTCAAAAACACCTCCACGCCTGGGCATATTGAGTTAACCACCTTGGCGAAAGAAGCCAAACAGCAGGGCTTGCAGATCCACCCCTATACTTTCCGTGCCGATCCTGGCCAGGTTCCTGCTTACGCCAAAGACTTCAACGATATGCTGAAAATCTTCTATATTGATGCAGACGTGGACGGCGTCTTTACCGACTTCCCGGATAAGGGTGTCCAGTTCCTGCAACAGCACAAGCTGCACAAATAACCCTCTTCAGCCCCGCCCACTTGCCGGGTGGGGCTTCTCGCACCGCCCAATTGCACGCAATCGCTGTGGCAATCATTCAAATAACCACCGGGCGAACGCGCTCGCTCAATCGCTTGTTAAACTGTGTCTTCGTCAGCCGCAGCCTGATTTTCTTTCCATCGCGGGTAATGGTATGCCCTGAAGGTGTGATGATCTCAGTGCCGGCCGCGGTAAAAATGGCACTCATCGGGTTTTTATTGAAGGGTGATGCCTCTTCAAACGTGATAATGCGCCGACTCGGTTCCAGCTCCTCAACGGTGACATGCCGATAGTCCACCGCAAAGCGATATCCAATGCTCCAGCGCGCAGCCCCGCGTTTCCTGAAAGTCAGTTGGTAATATGACGCCTCTTTCACCACCTGATATTCGAGTGCGCCGTAGCTAACGCTCTCACCGTCCAACGGCACCATCAGGCGAGGGCTTTTCAGGCCAAAGCCAATATCCACCAGCCACAGACGCTCATCTAACTCAACAATATTCAGCACGTGGGTATCTGAGAAAGGGAACCATCGTTGCTCAATGTCATCGTAGACAGTGCCTGTAATCAGGCTCACGGCCAGCCCGCACTCCTTCATTACCCAATGCAGTAACGTATTGAGCTCATAACACAGCCCCCCTTGCCCCTTAGTCAGAATTTTTTCGACAATATAGGCCTGGCTCAACGGCGTATCGGGTGCGTCAAAAATGCTCAAATTGTCAAAGGGCAACGACATCAAGCTGCTGGCAATCAGGTGGTTGATGCCATCCTTATCCCACTGCACGGCTTTATCCCAGCCGATACGGCGGTAAAAAGCAGCACTAATATTCTTCATGACATTCCCTCACTCATGCCCATTCACGTGTGATAAATGACCGAAATTCAGGTGCAATCACATTAGCCAGCACCTCAATATTATTTTTGACCAGATCGGGCGGCAAAGCCCCGGTATCCACATGAGCCAAGAATTGCTGCTGCCTGTAGAGCTGGTACTGATACTTCATCTTGGCAAGGATCGTTTTAGGCGAGCCAATCATCATGGCGTTATCAACGGCCAGTGAATGGTGCAGAAAATCAATCGACGCTGAATCAGAACGCAGTTCTCTCATCATCCCGTTGAAATAAGGGTAAAACTCCTCAACAGCCTGAGCATCACTTTGCGCAGTATGGAACCAACTGGTGGTAGTGATCGGCATATCCTGAGCCTGATAGCCTGCGGCCACTGCCGCCCGCCGGTAAGCATCAATCGTGGTTTTAAAGTTCAGGGAACTCCCTGCCAGCGTGGTCAGCACCATCGGCAGGCCTCTGTTTGCTGCGGCAATCGCGCTGCTGCTGTGGCCGCCAACGGCATGCCATATTTTCAGTTTCCCATCCAGGGGCTGTGGGTAGATACGTGCATTGGTCAGAGAGGAACGGAATCTCCCATGCCAGTTGATTGGCTGCTGTTTTTCACTGGCTTCATTGATCGCGGTAAGCAATTCAAGTTTTTCATCAAACAGTGCTTCATAATCATTAGGCGAGTATCCCAACAGACCAAAACCGCCTATCCGCGAACCACGCCCAACCACGATCTCTGTACGCCCGTTCGAGATCAGATCCAGCGTCGCAAAATCTTCAAAAACCCGCACCGGGTCCAGCGTACTGATAACGGTGACTGAGCTCATCAGAGTGATATTTTTCGTGGCCTGTGCAGCAGCACTCAACATCACGGTGTGTGCCGCGCTGACAAATCCCTGCTCATGGCTTTCACCCAGTGCATAAATATCAAGACCTGCCGCTTCAGCCTGTATCGCCATGTCAATTAAATGCCTGACTCGCTCCTGTTCCGTAGATTTCTTACCGGTCAGCGGATTGGTCAGATGGGCTCCAATTGAGGAGATACCGATTTTGAATGGTAATTTACTGTTACTCATCATTAACGACTCAACAATTTCTCGTGTTTCTACGCCAATAAATAGGGGGCTTTCTCAATAGCTGCGCTTAATAGCGTTCCACATTAAACTTTCAGCTGGTGGACATATCTATTTAGCCCCATCTATATTGGTTATTTAATCAGGTCTAACTGCTTCATAAAGGTATAGTCATCGTAAAATAACCATTCTTCATCCATCGTGCCTTGTTCATTCCAGCGCGCAATGGTCGCCATTTCTATTTCAAAACGCTTACCGTTCGGCTGAATCACAGTACCGTCCGCCAGCACCATCGGCTTGGTAAAAGTGCCGCGCCATACGCCAGTTACCGCCGTATAAGTCCCCTGGCCGATACGTACATGATGGATCGGGTTTTCAGTATCCGGGGCAAACGCAAAAATCTTTTTAGAACGATCAAGGTGCTCTTTCAAACCATAGGTCACTGAACCATCGGGATAATGAACAATAATATCTTTGGCGTGGCTTCTGTCCATTTCATCCCATTTTTGATGGCTGTAAACATTAAAGTCCAGGTCATCAAAGTTTCTGAGGTTTTTTTCCACCGTTTCCCGCTCTGCCTTAAACTCTTCCAACGTTTTATTGATGCGCTGTTCTGCGTTAGCATCAGAGGTGGTAGAAAAATCATCAGGCTTATTCTCTGCGGAAAATACGGAGAAACTCATCAGCAATGCGCTGATGATACCTGTTTTCAACATATTTTTACGGTTCATTATTAATATATCCTTATTATTTCAGTCGCTTATATTTTTATTCAAAGAATGATTTTTTAAATACTCTGAAATTAAAAGCGTTAACGAAACATTGTTGCACTTAAAATAATGCGAATCGCAGTATCATAAGTATATTGATAAATTACTTAATCAGTTTGGCAAACATATACACACCGTTTTTATTCAGCGTGGTGATAATTTTATAATCTGCGTTAGCTTCCTTCGCCTGAGCAGCGATCTGCCCCTCTGCACTGTCAATGGTGGTAGCTCTGGCAGTAATATTTTGGGCAGCGCTAGTGAAAGAAACTAAAGTTAAAGCAGAGATTAATGCAAAATTTTTAATAAATTTCATGGTAAATTCCTCGGTAAAAAATACTTTATTAACAACACCATTTGTTGATGGAGAGGATGCTATTACAATTATTTCCTATTATGAACACCATATCTTTGCATGAGTTATTCAAAAAAAATGATGTAGATTGAAAATAAAGATTAACCACATGATTTTATTTGGTAAAATAACCGTTTTAGATATGAGAAATCACACATTAACAAGCTAAAAATAAATAACATTCGTCATTAAATCACAAAAAAAATTAACCATTATATTTACATGGAAATTATAAAACCGTTTTTAAACAGTGCAGCCCACAAATTACAGAAAAAATGCTCACTCAATGGCAAGGGTGCACACATCAGAAAAAATATCCAGCCTATGTAAAGTTGCATCTTCAAATAATCAAGGTATATATAAGCAATTGCGGCCAGAAGGGGGAATTTATGGAACGTTCGGCATTATTACATCATCTGAAAACCTCATGTTATGCCTTATCGGCCATCGTGTTGAGCGGGTGGGTCGCCGATGCGCTGAACGAAGGGCTTATTTTCAAAATGATCTTGCGCTTTTTCCGCCCGGATGATGTTGAACGCTATTCACATCCGTTCAATGATGTGGCCAGTTTCCTGATCTGGTTTATTCCTTTACTCTTTACCACGTTGCTGCTGTTATTTGCTTCGGTGATGACATTACACCATGTCAAAAAACCACACCTCTACCGCATCACAAAAAGAAAACCGCTGGTTTTCTGCCCACACATTGTGGGTTCACCTCTGCTGGAGCAATTGCCCGCATTCTTGCAAACCTATCGGGCCGTTGAAAAAATATCACTGCTGATACCTGAATCGCTGCATCAGGAATATCAAACCAAACTGGTGACTCTTGCGAGGAACCAGAATTGCGAGATCCATCTGGTCAAAGAATATGATGATCTGCAAAAAATAACGCTTGAGCTAGAACAGTGGATAAAAAAAGAAGTGAAAAACAGACGGCACGCCGATCATACACCGCTGTTGTTTGATATTACCTACGCCTCTGCTGCCCGCAGCAGTGCTGCGTTATTTTGCAGCTTGGAGCAGGATATGGAACTCGTGCAACAAACCCCCGAAGGAACCTTATATTCCTATGACTTGATCTGCACCGTTCAGAAATAATCCGCCGTCACAATTGCCCATGCAGCCTGGCACGAAACGACGGAGCCAACAGATATTCGATGCACCAGCGGCTCACCTTGCCCATCCCATCAGAACGGGCCGCTAAAAAAATCTGCGTGGCATGTTTGTGCTCCTGCATCGGCTTTTTGACCAATTCCCCGCGGTTCAGCAAGGGCAGAGCCAAATGATGAGGCACATAGCCGATACCCACATTACGCTGGATCAATTCAATGGCCGTGGCAAAATCGGGCACAAACATCGGTTTTTGCCCCTCCAGCAACCACGCCTGCTGCGGCACAAAGTTGATTGCGGTATCGCGAATGCACATTGCTGGATATTGCCGCAGTTCGCTGTTCTGTAGCGGCTGCACCTGCGTTGCCAACGGATGTTCTGGCCCCACGACAAAATCCCACTCCAAGTGGCCTATCGGTTCGCTGATGATCCCCTCAGTGCTGGGCACCGCATGCGGCGCACCGATCACCAGGTTGGCTCTTTTGCCGTACAGCGCGTCCCAGCAGCCGTTATAGACTTCGGTATCAATAGTTAACCATGTGGAAGGAAATGCTTGTTCAAACGCGCAGACAAACGCCACGATAGCCGAACGGGGGATGATATTGTTCACCGCAATCGTCAGTTCCTGCTCCACACCGCTGTGAATCAAGGCCGTATTGCGCTGTAGCGCATCCAAATCATTGAGTATGGTTTTGCTGTGTTGCACAAAGTATTCACCCGCTGGGGTAAGTTCGATATAGCGGCCTTTACGCAGAAACAGTTCAACACCACAACTTTCTTCCAACTTTTTAACCGTATAGCTGATCGCAGAAGGGACTTTATTCAGGTGCTCGGCGGCGGTCGTAATACTCTGGTATTTCGCCACCAGATGAATGACCCGCAAAGTTTCGTCGGAGATAAACATAATGATTTCCTGTAGCAACCTGGAAAGGAGAGGCTGCCAGCTCACACACTGGCAGTCTATTCATTATGCTTGATTATACTTTTTCCGGCTTAGCAGTGCATACCCCACACAGGCGACCAAAATGGAATCAACCGAAGGGATCGTGGTCAGGGTGAATATGCCCTTAACCGTCATAAAACCAACGGCAGAACCCGCAACCCAGGCCACGAATGTCAGCACTTTGATCTGCGGTTCCACCGCCAGCACGCTTTCCTGATAGCCATGACGGCGATAGAGGAAAAAGTCAGCGATATAGATACCGGCTACCGGCGGTGTGGCAATCCCGAGGAACAACAGGAACGGAATGAACCAGCCCATGATGTTCATACTGCCGACGATCGCCGACAGCACGCCCAGCGCCAACGTAATCTGCCATTTCGGGAAACGGGTCAGTAAGGTCGAAACCACCAGCGTTCCCTGGAACATATTGCCAGCGTTACCGGTGATGCAGGCAAAAACCAGCAACAATGCCGCCGGTAATACCGAACCGAATACCGCCATCGCCGCCAGCAGCGATCCCTGCCCGCTCAAGGCGCTGGGGGTGGCTCCCACCCAATACAGCAGGGGATAGGCAACTAAAAAGGTGATGATCGCCCCGATCAGCGCATGCTTACGGTTATGCACAAAGCTGCCAAAGTCCGGCAACGTGGCCACCAACACAATAATCGTCCCTACTACGGTAGATACCGCCACGCCGGTTTCCATACTGCCCATGCTCTGCACCAGGTCGGCCTGCCCATTCATCGCCACATACAGAATGTAACAAAGCACCAGGGCAATAACCGGCACTGCAATCTGTGCCACTTTCCCCAACACCACAAAACCGAAAGCGGTAGACGCCACGAAAATACAGCAACCGACGGCCACCAACAGCGGTATTGGCAGTGTCATACCGTGCTGCGCCAGCAGATCATGTACCGAATGCCCGAACATGTTGGCAGTCACGGCAATCCAGCCGAACAGGCTGATCGCCATCAGAATGTTGATGGCAACAGCACCACGTTCCCCAAAGGCATATTTCACAATGCCGTAGGTAGGTAAACGCGCCTTTTCACCAACGCTGATGGTGATAGAGGCCAGAATCGCCAGGATAATGCCCCCCAATCCCACCACGGTGAGCAACTCTGAACGAGATAGCTGGTTACCGAGGCTGGAAGAAGAGAGCAGTACCGGGGTCACCGCAATTCCCAGCAAAATCATCGCAATATGAAAGCCGGATGCGGTATTGGTGTTTTCATCCGTTTTACGCATACATTACTCCTTGTAAGCCAATGTATTAGGCTGATGCCGTAACGGCCCAGCCTAAACCGTTATCGACTCATTCAGTAAAAGTGTGGCCGGTATACTGACGCCAGCCGCCGCACTCAGTGATCTCTTTTTGCCCTTCCACCAGCCAAGGCTCAGCCAACACCCCCAGCACTTCGCTGCCATCCTGCAATTTCACTTTGCCGATCGACAGCCCGGCTGGCTCACTCAACAGCAGGGTGGCAAACGAAGCCAGCGGCAGTTCCCACAGCTCTAGTGCCACAGCAACGCCGCCTTCCTGCACCCGGATCATGCCGGGGTGACGATCGTTGATACTCCACAGCCGATAGTGAGCATCGGTTTGATCTTCGCGAACGAAAACACCGCCTGCGCCGGTCATGTTGCCGTTCAGTTCCAGGCCGCGCATCAGGGTGCCATTAACGGCCACCAACGTAGTTTGACTCATTGTGTACTTCCTTAAAGGTTATGGCTTAATCCAGGTGCCGGTCTGGTGATTCAGTGCAGCCTTGATGGCCTGTGGGCTAGTGATGAGCCCTTGGCCCTTATTCCCTTGTTGCTGGCTGTGCTCAACGAAACGCAGAATGGCTTCAATTTTGGGTTGCATGCTGCCAGCGCCGAACTGCCCTTGCTGGAGTAAAGCCTGTGCCCGTTCAATGTTCAGGGTGTCCAACCATTGCTGCTGCGGCGTACCAAAATTGATAGCAACCTGCTCAACGCCGGTTGGGATCAACAGCAGATCCGCGCCCAATTGTTCCGCCAGCAATGCCGAAGCCAGATCTTTGTCAATCACCGCTTCAACCCCGCGCAATTGCTGGTGCTCATCGCGCACTACAGGAATACCCCCACCGCCACAGGCAATCACAATGCAGCCCTGCGCCAACAGTTGGCTAATCACCTCACGCTCAATGATGGCCAGCGGTTCGGGCGAAGGCACCGTGCGGCGCCAGCCACGGCCAGCATCCTCCATTACCGTCCAGCCCAGCGTTTGCTGGCGCTCCAGCGCCGTTTGACGATCAAAAAACGCTCCTACCGGTTTGCCAGGGTGTGCAAACGCCGCATCATCGGCGCTGACCAGAGTTTGTGTGACCAACGCCACTACTGGCCGCTGAATGCCGCGGCGCTGCAATTCGTTGCCCAGGGCTTTCTGGAACATATAGCCAATCGCGCCCTGCGTATCGCCCACGGCATAATCCAGCGGTACCGGGGCCACTTCTTCTGCTGCCAGTTCGGAACGGCGCAGGATAAACCCAACCTGCGGCCCATTACCGTGGGTCAGAACCAAATCCCAACCGGCGGCGATCATGTCAACGATATGCCCTACCGTCTCCACCACCGCCTGATACTGATCGGGAATACTGTTGTGCCGATCGCTTTGGATCAGCGCATTGCCGCCCACGGCAACCACGGCTAAAGGTTTACTCATGCTGGTTCTCCCGTTGGCAACGCCTGGGCCAAAGCCTGAATGGCCTCAACGAAGCAGGACATCGGCGCAGTGGTAATACCCGCGCCAATCTGCCCAACTCCCGCCTGTTTGTGGGCGATACCGGTATTGATCACCGGCAGAATCTGGCGATCGGCCACTTTGCGAGCATCAATACCCGCCGCAGTTGGCGCAAAGTTAAGCGCTGGCAGGGTGAAAGCCGGGTTCGCTCCAACGGTAATCGCTTGCATACGGCGGCTGTTATTGGTGGCATCGGCCGGTGTGCCGCCAACAAATTTAACAATGGCCGGTGAAGACGCCATGGCAAACCCGCCCACGCCAGCAGTTTCTGTGATGGCGCTGTCACCAAGATCGGCGGCCGCATCGTCAACGCCGTAACCGGGGAAAAACAGCCCTTCCACCGCATTGGCCGGAGCCTGGAACCAGCGATCGCCGGTGCCGGACAAGCGGATACCAAAATTGACACCGTTACGCGCCATCACCGTCACCATTGAGCTATGCGGCACACCGCCAGCGGCATCCATCATGGCTTTACAGGCTGCCATCGACAGGTTGAGGAAGAAGTGATCGTTACCGGTCATAAAGGCCACCACGCGCTGCAACGTTGCCATAGGCAGATCGCAGGCCAGCAAGGCGGGCACCAGGCGCTTAATCAGCAATCCGGTAGCCGCCGCGTTGCGGTTATGCACCTCGTCGCCCATATGCAGCGCCTGTGCCATCAATGGTTTCAGCTCCAGCTCGCCAAGCTGGCGCACGGCGGCTTTCAGCGCCGGGGCCAGTTCCTGCTTCATCCACTGCAAACGTTGCAGCACTTCGTCATTGTTGGCACCAAAGCGCAACACCTTACCCAGCCCTTCGTTGAAGTTACTGAACGCGCGCTGGCCGTTGGTTTTGTTTTCAATCACCCACAGCGGCATAGACGGGCTGATGATGCCAGCCATCGGCCCTACCGCCTGGTAATGGTGGCAAGGTTCCAGTTCGACCACGCCTTCGGTAATCAGGCGCTCGGCGGCCTGATGATCGGCTGCCCAGCCTTCAAACAGGATCGCCCCCACGATCGCCCCTTTCACCGGGCCACACATATCCGGCCAGGCAATCGGAGGCCCGGAATGCAGGA
Proteins encoded in this region:
- a CDS encoding LLM class flavin-dependent oxidoreductase, with the translated sequence MMSNSKLPFKIGISSIGAHLTNPLTGKKSTEQERVRHLIDMAIQAEAAGLDIYALGESHEQGFVSAAHTVMLSAAAQATKNITLMSSVTVISTLDPVRVFEDFATLDLISNGRTEIVVGRGSRIGGFGLLGYSPNDYEALFDEKLELLTAINEASEKQQPINWHGRFRSSLTNARIYPQPLDGKLKIWHAVGGHSSSAIAAANRGLPMVLTTLAGSSLNFKTTIDAYRRAAVAAGYQAQDMPITTTSWFHTAQSDAQAVEEFYPYFNGMMRELRSDSASIDFLHHSLAVDNAMMIGSPKTILAKMKYQYQLYRQQQFLAHVDTGALPPDLVKNNIEVLANVIAPEFRSFITREWA
- a CDS encoding LysR substrate-binding domain-containing protein — its product is MFISDETLRVIHLVAKYQSITTAAEHLNKVPSAISYTVKKLEESCGVELFLRKGRYIELTPAGEYFVQHSKTILNDLDALQRNTALIHSGVEQELTIAVNNIIPRSAIVAFVCAFEQAFPSTWLTIDTEVYNGCWDALYGKRANLVIGAPHAVPSTEGIISEPIGHLEWDFVVGPEHPLATQVQPLQNSELRQYPAMCIRDTAINFVPQQAWLLEGQKPMFVPDFATAIELIQRNVGIGYVPHHLALPLLNRGELVKKPMQEHKHATQIFLAARSDGMGKVSRWCIEYLLAPSFRARLHGQL
- a CDS encoding arylamine N-acetyltransferase family protein; the protein is MKNISAAFYRRIGWDKAVQWDKDGINHLIASSLMSLPFDNLSIFDAPDTPLSQAYIVEKILTKGQGGLCYELNTLLHWVMKECGLAVSLITGTVYDDIEQRWFPFSDTHVLNIVELDERLWLVDIGFGLKSPRLMVPLDGESVSYGALEYQVVKEASYYQLTFRKRGAARWSIGYRFAVDYRHVTVEELEPSRRIITFEEASPFNKNPMSAIFTAAGTEIITPSGHTITRDGKKIRLRLTKTQFNKRLSERVRPVVI
- a CDS encoding cytosine permease, producing the protein MRKTDENTNTASGFHIAMILLGIAVTPVLLSSSSLGNQLSRSELLTVVGLGGIILAILASITISVGEKARLPTYGIVKYAFGERGAVAINILMAISLFGWIAVTANMFGHSVHDLLAQHGMTLPIPLLVAVGCCIFVASTAFGFVVLGKVAQIAVPVIALVLCYILYVAMNGQADLVQSMGSMETGVAVSTVVGTIIVLVATLPDFGSFVHNRKHALIGAIITFLVAYPLLYWVGATPSALSGQGSLLAAMAVFGSVLPAALLLVFACITGNAGNMFQGTLVVSTLLTRFPKWQITLALGVLSAIVGSMNIMGWFIPFLLFLGIATPPVAGIYIADFFLYRRHGYQESVLAVEPQIKVLTFVAWVAGSAVGFMTVKGIFTLTTIPSVDSILVACVGYALLSRKKYNQA
- the glpQ gene encoding glycerophosphodiester phosphodiesterase; the protein is MRTQVKALLAGIILATSMASIAQAVDKVVIAHRGASGYLPEHTLPAKAMAFAMGADYLEQDVVMTKDDQVIVLHDHFLDRVTDVAQKFPDRHRKDGRYYAIDFTLPEIQTLKFTEEFVVKDGVQTQKFPNRFPMWKSDFRIHTLQDEIEMIQGMNHSAGKNVGIYVETKAPWFHKIEGKDISKTVLEILKSYGYTKKDDKVYLQSFDAPDLERVKKELLPAMNMDIKLVQLITNTGDQKVSETMVIHPDGSLTPYNYDWMYEPGAAAKLAKYADGIGPWYPMIVKNTSTPGHIELTTLAKEAKQQGLQIHPYTFRADPGQVPAYAKDFNDMLKIFYIDADVDGVFTDFPDKGVQFLQQHKLHK
- a CDS encoding ester cyclase; translation: MNRKNMLKTGIISALLMSFSVFSAENKPDDFSTTSDANAEQRINKTLEEFKAERETVEKNLRNFDDLDFNVYSHQKWDEMDRSHAKDIIVHYPDGSVTYGLKEHLDRSKKIFAFAPDTENPIHHVRIGQGTYTAVTGVWRGTFTKPMVLADGTVIQPNGKRFEIEMATIARWNEQGTMDEEWLFYDDYTFMKQLDLIK
- a CDS encoding DUF1116 domain-containing protein yields the protein MNPLFQQPLKVVNAGLAGFADNLKQANGDVVALSWQPPALGDVQAGLDLAALIRHPLVEQANQIAFERYLSAQPVLIDVMSAAEAIGAMAQRKLILHSGPPIAWPDMCGPVKGAIVGAILFEGWAADHQAAERLITEGVVELEPCHHYQAVGPMAGIISPSMPLWVIENKTNGQRAFSNFNEGLGKVLRFGANNDEVLQRLQWMKQELAPALKAAVRQLGELELKPLMAQALHMGDEVHNRNAAATGLLIKRLVPALLACDLPMATLQRVVAFMTGNDHFFLNLSMAACKAMMDAAGGVPHSSMVTVMARNGVNFGIRLSGTGDRWFQAPANAVEGLFFPGYGVDDAAADLGDSAITETAGVGGFAMASSPAIVKFVGGTPADATNNSRRMQAITVGANPAFTLPALNFAPTAAGIDARKVADRQILPVINTGIAHKQAGVGQIGAGITTAPMSCFVEAIQALAQALPTGEPA
- a CDS encoding carbamate kinase translates to MSKPLAVVAVGGNALIQSDRHNSIPDQYQAVVETVGHIVDMIAAGWDLVLTHGNGPQVGFILRRSELAAEEVAPVPLDYAVGDTQGAIGYMFQKALGNELQRRGIQRPVVALVTQTLVSADDAAFAHPGKPVGAFFDRQTALERQQTLGWTVMEDAGRGWRRTVPSPEPLAIIEREVISQLLAQGCIVIACGGGGIPVVRDEHQQLRGVEAVIDKDLASALLAEQLGADLLLIPTGVEQVAINFGTPQQQWLDTLNIERAQALLQQGQFGAGSMQPKIEAILRFVEHSQQQGNKGQGLITSPQAIKAALNHQTGTWIKP